From Streptomyces durmitorensis, a single genomic window includes:
- the otsB gene encoding trehalose-phosphatase, producing MGDLVYSPELPEPVTAAGREGLAALLARPEKAVIALDFDGTLAPIVPDPEQARAHPDAVPALAALAPKVLSVAVVTGRPAGVAVRYGGLAGVPALEHLVVLGHYGAERWDAVSSTVHAAEPHPGVASVRAELPGFLDTIGAWRGTWIEEKGRAVAVHTRRAQDPQAAFEALREPLAELASRHGLIVEPGRLVLELRPPGIDKGVALADYVREVGAETVLYAGDDLGDLPAFAAVEKLRSDQVKGLLVCSGSGEVAELAERADLVVDGPRGVVALLGVIAARLD from the coding sequence ATGGGTGACCTTGTGTACTCTCCCGAGCTGCCCGAGCCCGTGACCGCCGCCGGGCGTGAGGGGCTCGCCGCGCTCCTCGCGCGGCCCGAGAAGGCCGTGATCGCGCTCGACTTCGACGGCACGCTCGCCCCGATCGTGCCCGACCCCGAGCAGGCCCGCGCCCACCCCGACGCCGTCCCCGCACTCGCCGCGCTCGCGCCGAAGGTGCTGTCGGTCGCCGTCGTCACCGGCCGCCCCGCGGGCGTGGCGGTGCGCTACGGCGGCCTCGCGGGCGTCCCCGCCCTCGAACACCTCGTCGTGCTCGGGCACTACGGAGCCGAGCGCTGGGACGCCGTCTCCTCCACCGTGCACGCGGCCGAGCCGCACCCGGGCGTGGCGTCCGTGCGCGCCGAACTGCCCGGCTTCCTGGACACGATCGGTGCCTGGCGCGGCACGTGGATCGAGGAGAAGGGCCGCGCGGTCGCGGTCCACACCCGCCGCGCACAGGACCCGCAGGCCGCCTTCGAGGCGCTGCGCGAGCCCCTCGCCGAGCTGGCGTCCCGCCACGGCCTGATCGTCGAACCGGGCCGCCTGGTCCTGGAGTTGAGGCCCCCGGGCATCGACAAGGGCGTGGCCCTCGCCGACTACGTACGCGAGGTGGGCGCCGAGACCGTCCTGTACGCGGGCGACGACCTGGGCGACCTGCCCGCCTTCGCGGCCGTGGAGAAGCTCCGCTCGGACCAGGTGAAGGGCCTCCTGGTGTGCAGCGGCAGCGGCGAGGTGGCGGAACTGGCCGAGCGGGCCGACCTGGTGGTGGACGGCCCGCGCGGCGTGGTGGCGCTGCTCGGCGTCATCGCCGCTCGACTGGACTGA
- a CDS encoding DUF3263 domain-containing protein, which yields MTDDTGLSERDRAILALERRDWVSGPGAKERAVREQLGLVPVRYYQLLNALLDDPRALAHDPVTVNRLRRVRESRRGER from the coding sequence ATGACGGACGACACCGGCCTCTCCGAGCGCGACCGCGCGATCCTCGCCCTGGAGCGCCGCGACTGGGTGAGTGGTCCCGGCGCCAAGGAGCGGGCCGTGCGCGAGCAGCTCGGCCTGGTGCCGGTGCGCTACTACCAGCTCCTGAACGCCCTGCTCGACGACCCCCGCGCCCTGGCGCACGATCCGGTCACCGTCAACCGGCTTCGGCGCGTCAGGGAGTCCCGGCGCGGGGAGCGTTGA